From Echinicola soli, a single genomic window includes:
- a CDS encoding quinone-dependent dihydroorotate dehydrogenase, producing MYKSLLKPFLFQKSAEEAHHFTFSLTKSTFNLPLVKGVIKSMLGYEHPSLERVVFGLKFRNPVGLAAGFDKDAKLIDEMAMLGFGFIEIGTLTPKPQDGNPQPRLFRLPEDEALVNRMGFNNGGVDEAVKRLKKRTSKVLIGGNIGKNKVTPNEHAASDYLYCLDALHAYVDYFVVNVSSPNTPNLRDLQEKEPLKQLLSVVKERNDQKDHPKPILLKIAPDLTDGQLDDIIEIVKETQIDGVIATNTTIDRSGLRTDASKVEAVGAGGVSGKVLGKRSTEVIRYLSEKSKKAFPIIGVGGIFSAHDAIEKLEAGASLVQVYSGMIYEGPGLMKAIKKGLKEHYSK from the coding sequence GTGTACAAATCCCTTTTAAAGCCATTTTTATTCCAGAAAAGCGCAGAGGAAGCCCATCACTTCACCTTTTCACTGACAAAAAGCACATTTAATTTGCCATTGGTGAAAGGTGTCATCAAAAGCATGCTGGGGTATGAGCACCCATCACTGGAGCGGGTGGTTTTTGGCCTGAAGTTTAGAAATCCCGTAGGATTGGCAGCTGGATTTGACAAGGATGCCAAGTTGATTGATGAAATGGCTATGTTGGGGTTTGGCTTCATCGAGATAGGCACGCTGACCCCAAAACCTCAAGATGGCAACCCCCAGCCAAGGCTGTTTCGGCTACCAGAAGACGAAGCACTGGTCAACCGCATGGGCTTTAACAACGGCGGTGTGGACGAAGCTGTGAAAAGATTGAAAAAGCGAACTTCCAAGGTACTGATAGGTGGTAATATTGGAAAAAACAAGGTCACCCCTAACGAACATGCTGCATCAGACTATTTATATTGTTTGGACGCCTTGCATGCCTATGTGGACTACTTTGTGGTGAATGTCAGCTCTCCCAATACGCCCAACCTTCGTGATCTCCAAGAAAAAGAACCGCTCAAACAACTGCTATCCGTCGTAAAAGAGCGCAATGACCAAAAAGACCATCCCAAACCTATTTTACTTAAAATAGCCCCAGACCTTACAGACGGACAGCTGGATGACATCATCGAAATTGTCAAAGAGACACAGATCGATGGCGTGATAGCGACCAACACGACCATAGACAGATCTGGGCTAAGGACGGATGCCAGCAAGGTGGAAGCCGTGGGTGCAGGAGGCGTTAGTGGCAAGGTCCTTGGTAAAAGAAGTACGGAAGTCATTCGTTACCTGTCCGAGAAATCCAAAAAAGCTTTTCCTATTATCGGCGTGGGAGGGATTTTCAGTGCTCATGACGCTATCGAAAAGCTTGAGGCAGGTGCTTCATTGGTACAGGTTTACTCTGGGATGATTTACGAAGGGCCAGGATTGATGAAAGCCATCAAAAAAGGCCTAAAAGAGCATTACAGCAAATGA
- a CDS encoding FtsK/SpoIIIE family DNA translocase: MASNTYKSNTFRKKEKAKKKKSSSFNFSLGALKDKKIGLSFGILFMMVGLFLFFAFLGYLFSGPADQSVVTGGNPEVTLRQNAAEARNWLGYAGAYVSHWLIFRWFGLAAFLLPPFLFLLGFKWAFKKSLIPLTQYSAFGLFFVFWLGLLLGYVVHILKGFNYLQFLSGGFGYEMAVLADEFLGWGTFILIFGSLLIFVIFFFNITHIDWLQSDLGSDGPIPAHEPTAPVVKEARSSMQAEMSEEDEAMVDEEGNPDEDDQSWTIKSNQAEKKKAPVSEPAFNIDELETADDVQEEEKAADDKKFTVETGAHEEKKVSEVENLDPYDPTLDLPSYQYPSIDLLNEYDQQKVTVTRQELEENKNKIVETLVNFKIGIQEIKATIGPTVTLYEIVPDPGVKISKIKNLEDDIALSLAALGIRIIAPIPGKGTIGIEVPNKNRELVAAGSVLGTEKFMKSDKDLPVALGKTISNEVFVFDLAKMPHLLMAGATGQGKSVGLNVILASLVYKKHPSQLKFVLVDPKKVELTLFNKIERHFLAKLPNAEDAIITDTKKVIYTLNSLCIEMDNRYDLLKDAGCRNLKEYNSKFVARKLNPEKGHKFMPYIVLVIDELADLMMTAGKEIEGPIARLAQLARAIGIHLVVATQRPSVNVITGIIKANFPARLSFRVTSKVDSRTILDAGGAEQLIGMGDMLLSQGSDVIRLQCAFLDTPEVERVCEWIGEQRGYSDAYLLPEFEGEDGDSSVGEVDLSDRDPLFEDAARLIVMHQQGSTSLIQRKLKLGYNRAGRIIDQLEAAGVVGAFEGSKAREVLIQDEVSLEQLLSSL, encoded by the coding sequence ATGGCTTCAAACACTTATAAATCAAATACATTCAGAAAAAAAGAAAAAGCCAAAAAGAAGAAAAGCTCATCATTTAACTTTTCATTGGGAGCGCTAAAAGACAAGAAAATAGGGCTCTCATTTGGAATATTGTTTATGATGGTCGGGCTATTTTTGTTCTTTGCCTTTTTGGGATACTTGTTCTCGGGCCCTGCGGATCAAAGCGTAGTAACAGGCGGAAACCCAGAAGTTACTTTGCGACAAAATGCCGCTGAGGCCAGAAACTGGCTTGGATATGCGGGTGCTTATGTATCCCATTGGTTGATCTTTAGATGGTTTGGATTGGCAGCCTTTTTATTGCCCCCTTTCCTATTTCTGCTTGGCTTCAAATGGGCCTTCAAAAAATCCTTGATTCCCTTGACCCAGTACAGTGCCTTTGGATTGTTCTTTGTGTTTTGGCTAGGACTTTTACTCGGCTATGTGGTCCACATCCTGAAAGGCTTCAACTACCTACAGTTTCTAAGCGGAGGATTTGGCTACGAAATGGCCGTACTAGCGGATGAGTTTCTAGGCTGGGGAACGTTCATTTTGATCTTTGGCTCACTGCTGATCTTCGTCATATTTTTCTTTAACATCACCCATATTGACTGGCTACAGAGCGATCTAGGATCTGACGGTCCAATACCTGCCCATGAACCTACAGCTCCTGTGGTAAAAGAGGCAAGGAGCAGCATGCAGGCAGAAATGAGCGAAGAGGATGAGGCAATGGTCGATGAGGAAGGAAACCCGGACGAAGACGATCAGAGCTGGACGATCAAATCCAACCAAGCTGAGAAGAAAAAGGCACCTGTTTCAGAACCGGCCTTCAATATTGATGAACTGGAAACAGCCGATGATGTGCAGGAAGAGGAAAAAGCAGCTGACGATAAGAAGTTCACCGTAGAAACGGGTGCGCATGAAGAGAAGAAAGTCAGCGAAGTAGAGAACCTGGATCCCTACGACCCCACTCTCGATCTTCCTAGTTACCAATATCCGAGTATTGACCTGCTCAATGAATACGACCAGCAAAAGGTAACCGTGACCCGACAAGAGCTGGAAGAAAACAAAAACAAGATCGTCGAAACCCTGGTCAATTTCAAAATCGGGATTCAAGAGATCAAAGCGACCATTGGCCCTACCGTCACGTTATATGAAATTGTCCCTGATCCCGGGGTAAAAATTTCAAAGATCAAAAACCTGGAGGATGATATCGCCCTGAGTTTGGCGGCACTGGGAATTAGGATTATTGCCCCCATTCCCGGAAAAGGCACCATTGGTATAGAAGTTCCCAATAAAAACAGGGAACTGGTAGCTGCGGGATCCGTACTGGGAACGGAAAAATTCATGAAGAGTGATAAAGACCTTCCTGTTGCACTGGGCAAAACCATTAGCAATGAAGTCTTTGTCTTTGACCTGGCCAAAATGCCCCACCTGCTGATGGCCGGTGCTACTGGCCAGGGTAAGTCCGTTGGTTTGAATGTAATCTTGGCATCACTGGTGTACAAGAAACACCCTTCGCAGTTGAAATTTGTATTGGTCGATCCGAAGAAGGTGGAATTGACCTTATTCAATAAAATCGAACGGCATTTCCTTGCCAAACTGCCCAACGCGGAAGATGCGATCATCACCGATACCAAGAAAGTAATTTACACGCTAAATTCCCTATGTATCGAGATGGACAACAGGTATGACCTTCTGAAAGATGCGGGCTGCCGAAACCTAAAAGAATACAATTCCAAATTTGTAGCCCGAAAGCTCAACCCTGAAAAAGGGCACAAATTCATGCCATACATTGTACTGGTGATTGACGAGTTGGCGGACTTAATGATGACTGCAGGCAAAGAGATTGAAGGGCCAATAGCTCGGCTGGCCCAGCTGGCAAGGGCGATCGGAATCCACCTGGTAGTGGCCACACAGCGTCCATCCGTAAATGTGATTACTGGTATCATCAAAGCAAACTTTCCTGCCAGGCTGTCTTTTAGGGTGACTTCCAAAGTGGACAGTAGGACTATCTTGGACGCAGGTGGCGCCGAACAGCTTATTGGCATGGGGGACATGCTGCTATCGCAGGGCTCTGATGTCATCCGCCTTCAGTGTGCTTTCTTGGACACGCCTGAAGTAGAAAGGGTATGTGAATGGATCGGAGAGCAGCGAGGATACAGTGATGCTTATCTTTTGCCGGAATTTGAAGGGGAAGATGGAGACAGCAGTGTGGGGGAAGTGGACCTTAGCGATCGTGATCCGCTTTTTGAAGATGCCGCCAGGTTGATCGTAATGCATCAGCAAGGAAGCACCTCGCTGATACAGAGAAAGTTAAAGCTTGGGTATAACCGCGCAGGAAGGATCATTGACCAGCTGGAAGCTGCAGGAGTAGTAGGTGCTTTTGAGGGGAGCAAAGCAAGGGAAGTATTAATTCAAGATGAAGTTAGTTTGGAACAGTTATTGAGTAGCCTCTAA
- a CDS encoding SusC/RagA family TonB-linked outer membrane protein, which translates to MMKNILVFLCTFCLYGLATAQTISVTGKVTDADSGEPIPAANILIKGTAKGMVSDVDGSYRISMEEGQTLVFSFIGYDTQEVPVADQHEINVSLKSSASDLDEFVVVGYQSVVKRDVTGAVNSIQSEQLEAIPVTNVATLIGTQSTGIQSVNISGAAGARGALVIRGNTAVSSGLDGGERFTAFSSPLYVVDGVQTSLEDLAGYGVSNTDYLASLNPNDIESIDILKDASASAIYGSRGANGVIIIKTKRGQALDKPQFDFSTSIGFQPIPNLVPMLAGAAERRTKMGMLEKWWDHEFLLSDHVPIMLTDSLNPAFNNSVNYQDLFYQKGISQRYNLSMRGGSEETNYRLSFGYNDDKGVVKATGFTRYTLNAHLNTKVGKKFTNQFLVNTSFTENQTGQGNPGGGSFNLDNSLPTSPNSLNSSLFYLPEAQKQSLQGELDEKLNTDEQLKVTFSNFAQLKIIEGLKLNSQLTFQYDLNKKNFYEPSSIRPNGDGFAAYSLYTRKNHASDLYLDYFKTFGDHEIIAIAGNRVDYNKYEDMRMSAVGFGSDAIQVINNRYEKDNIDGYTDISENALLSYYARMSYKYKDKYLLSANFSTDGSSRFGKDVRWAKFGSLSAGWVISDEPFLREVAGHWLDFAKLRASWGRNGKQFSQNYLRFGAYSLGYGGTPSAGYNTNQMNVSSYGGITGIIPNYGSIGNDKLSWEESEQWNIGFDIAMLDQRLNLTFDAYHKSTDQLFFDIDFPSYSGYNTAKANVAGVLNYGWEGQIRYDIFPRASHWKLQLTAGFAKNENYVSKLPNGNRDYLIGSYGYVVGRPLNLYRIFLNDYIIDNLEQLPVNPYTGEPLTGKSAWASIRPGLPIWKDINGDYLLDEAGDQIMALEYSPVPDIQGNFNIDLRYKGWYLQAYSQFSFGADIMNTVLNSYMDRYDRGGTNWATSGLADLSEFTFWEKPGDGAAGVRFPALFPAGGGESPFYAFRGNQSLWIESGDYWKITNASVGHMFNKDTFIKKLGLSRLRVYISVLNPYQWQKSKSVVDASMVDARGHVLGNGYPQAQTYFFGLDARF; encoded by the coding sequence ATGATGAAAAATATACTCGTTTTTCTATGCACTTTTTGTTTGTACGGTCTCGCGACAGCACAGACAATTTCGGTGACCGGAAAGGTCACTGATGCCGATTCCGGGGAGCCTATCCCCGCCGCTAATATCCTTATAAAAGGAACCGCTAAAGGAATGGTCTCGGACGTGGACGGTTCTTATCGTATCTCGATGGAGGAGGGACAGACCCTGGTATTCTCTTTTATTGGCTATGACACACAGGAAGTCCCTGTAGCTGATCAGCATGAGATAAATGTCTCTTTAAAATCGAGCGCCTCCGATCTTGATGAATTTGTAGTCGTGGGGTATCAGTCGGTAGTCAAGAGGGATGTAACAGGTGCTGTAAACAGCATCCAAAGTGAACAGTTGGAGGCTATCCCTGTTACCAATGTTGCGACGCTCATCGGTACGCAGAGTACAGGGATCCAAAGCGTCAACATCAGTGGAGCAGCAGGTGCGAGAGGTGCTTTGGTCATTAGGGGGAATACAGCGGTATCCAGCGGTCTCGATGGGGGTGAGCGGTTTACGGCATTTAGTAGCCCCCTGTATGTGGTCGATGGTGTCCAAACCTCCCTTGAGGACTTGGCGGGTTATGGTGTTTCCAATACGGATTATTTGGCTTCGCTGAATCCAAATGACATTGAAAGTATCGATATATTGAAAGATGCTTCCGCGTCTGCTATTTATGGATCACGGGGTGCCAACGGTGTGATCATCATCAAAACCAAGCGTGGTCAGGCATTGGATAAGCCTCAGTTTGACTTCTCCACAAGCATTGGGTTTCAGCCGATCCCTAATTTGGTGCCAATGCTGGCAGGGGCAGCAGAAAGAAGAACAAAAATGGGGATGTTGGAAAAATGGTGGGATCATGAATTCCTACTTTCAGACCATGTCCCCATCATGCTGACGGACAGCCTTAACCCAGCGTTCAATAATAGCGTGAATTATCAAGACCTTTTCTATCAGAAAGGCATTTCCCAGCGGTACAACCTGAGCATGAGGGGAGGCAGTGAGGAGACCAATTACCGTTTGTCATTTGGATATAATGATGACAAAGGTGTAGTAAAGGCAACGGGTTTTACACGTTACACCCTTAATGCCCATTTAAACACCAAGGTTGGAAAGAAGTTTACCAATCAATTTCTGGTAAACACTTCCTTTACCGAAAACCAAACAGGCCAGGGAAATCCAGGAGGAGGATCATTTAATCTGGACAACAGTCTCCCTACAAGCCCCAACAGCCTGAACTCTTCACTGTTCTATTTGCCCGAAGCTCAGAAACAATCTCTCCAGGGGGAACTTGATGAAAAGCTCAATACCGACGAACAGTTAAAAGTCACCTTTTCCAATTTTGCACAGTTGAAGATTATCGAAGGCTTGAAGCTCAATTCACAGCTTACATTTCAGTACGATCTGAACAAGAAAAACTTTTATGAACCATCCTCCATCAGGCCAAATGGTGATGGATTTGCCGCTTATTCCCTGTACACGAGGAAAAACCATGCCTCTGACCTCTATCTGGATTATTTCAAAACCTTCGGAGATCATGAGATCATTGCCATTGCGGGTAATCGTGTCGACTACAACAAGTATGAAGATATGAGAATGTCAGCGGTGGGCTTTGGAAGTGACGCCATCCAGGTAATCAACAACAGATATGAAAAAGACAATATCGATGGATACACGGATATCAGTGAGAATGCCCTTCTTTCCTATTATGCCAGGATGAGTTATAAATACAAGGACAAGTATCTATTGAGTGCCAACTTCAGTACAGATGGTTCTTCTCGATTTGGAAAGGATGTCCGCTGGGCCAAATTCGGCTCCTTATCCGCTGGCTGGGTGATTTCGGACGAACCATTTCTCAGGGAAGTGGCCGGGCATTGGCTGGATTTTGCAAAACTCCGGGCCAGCTGGGGAAGAAACGGCAAGCAGTTTAGCCAGAATTATTTGCGATTCGGTGCCTATAGCCTGGGATATGGCGGCACACCATCTGCAGGATACAATACCAACCAAATGAACGTATCTTCCTATGGAGGAATTACGGGAATAATTCCTAATTATGGCTCGATTGGCAATGACAAGCTGTCTTGGGAAGAATCCGAGCAATGGAACATTGGGTTTGATATAGCGATGCTTGATCAGCGGTTAAACCTTACTTTTGATGCTTACCATAAGAGTACTGACCAGTTGTTTTTTGATATTGATTTCCCCTCTTATTCGGGATATAATACTGCCAAAGCCAACGTCGCCGGGGTGCTGAACTATGGCTGGGAAGGTCAGATCCGCTATGATATTTTCCCAAGGGCCAGCCACTGGAAGCTCCAGCTTACCGCTGGTTTTGCCAAAAACGAGAACTATGTCAGCAAATTACCAAATGGCAACAGGGATTATCTGATCGGTTCCTATGGCTACGTGGTCGGCCGCCCGCTGAACTTATACAGGATTTTCCTCAATGACTATATTATAGATAATCTGGAGCAACTGCCAGTCAATCCCTATACAGGAGAGCCCCTTACCGGAAAATCAGCCTGGGCTAGTATCCGTCCCGGACTACCGATTTGGAAGGATATCAATGGAGACTACCTCTTGGATGAAGCAGGTGATCAGATCATGGCATTGGAATATTCTCCTGTTCCTGATATCCAGGGTAATTTCAATATTGATCTTCGTTATAAAGGCTGGTACCTACAGGCTTATAGTCAATTCTCTTTTGGCGCAGACATCATGAACACCGTACTGAATAGCTACATGGACAGGTATGACAGAGGTGGTACAAACTGGGCCACATCAGGCCTGGCTGATCTAAGCGAGTTTACCTTCTGGGAAAAACCAGGTGATGGTGCTGCAGGTGTACGCTTTCCTGCATTATTTCCTGCTGGCGGCGGTGAAAGTCCCTTTTACGCTTTCAGGGGAAATCAGTCTTTATGGATAGAAAGTGGAGATTACTGGAAGATTACCAATGCTTCTGTTGGCCACATGTTCAATAAGGACACCTTTATAAAAAAACTAGGTCTGAGTCGATTAAGGGTTTATATCTCAGTATTGAATCCCTATCAATGGCAAAAATCCAAGAGTGTCGTAGATGCCTCCATGGTAGATGCACGAGGACATGTATTGGGTAATGGATACCCGCAAGCTCAAACTTATTTCTTTGGTCTAGATGCTAGATTCTAA
- a CDS encoding glycoside hydrolase family 95 protein, with protein MMHKFTLILGLLVGGTLFSCSPNVSNENQDTASTVLWYEQPAATWEEALPVGNGRLGAMVFGQTNTERIQLNEDSMWPGAADWGDSKGTPADLAKLRKLVKSGKVHQADKSIIDMFSYKAIVRSHQTMGDLYIDFGEDREIKNYTRKLSLDDALATVSYQSGGAQFTEEVFASAVDDVLVIRLTTTDEAGMDFNLSLDRPEDNGHPTVQVNAPSDNELIMNGEVTQYEGSKGGQPTPLDYGVKFQTKLKVIPTGGTTSVENGALRLEGVKEATIYLVCNTSYYHEDYAAKNDESLQGLDSKGFKELLSAHKEDFSQFYSRVDLDLGDHELDSLATDKRLKRVQDGAKDAGLAATLFQYGRYLLISSSRPGTNPANLQGLWNKDIKAPWNADYHLNINLQMNYWPAGPTNLSEMQLPLFDYVDQLIERGKVTAKDQYGIHRGSVMHQASDLWAAPWMRAKRAYWGAWIHGGGWISRHYWEHFQFTGDTTFLKERGYPALKEFAAFYMDWLQKDEQTGLYISYPETSPENSYLAHDGEPAAVSYGAAMGHQIIRDVFQNTLAAAKVLSIENNFTKEVEEKLAVLYPGVAIGPDGRILEWNEPYEEPEKGHRHMSHLYALHPADDITESIPEAFAGAQKTIDYRLQHGGAGTGWSRAWMISFNARLLDKESAEDNLYKLLQVSTGKNLFNEHPPFQIDGNFGYTAGIAELLLQSHEDFLRILPALPESWQNGSVKGLVARGNIEVDIIWEGGQLLKLGLKSASNQTKPIFYNGNKLALTLAANEKIWLDKDFNLID; from the coding sequence ATGATGCATAAATTTACCCTGATCCTCGGTCTTTTGGTGGGCGGTACTTTGTTTTCCTGCTCTCCTAATGTTTCCAATGAAAATCAAGATACTGCTTCCACCGTGCTGTGGTACGAACAGCCTGCTGCCACATGGGAAGAAGCTTTGCCAGTAGGGAATGGGCGATTGGGTGCCATGGTCTTCGGGCAGACAAATACAGAAAGAATCCAGCTCAATGAGGACTCCATGTGGCCGGGAGCTGCTGATTGGGGAGATAGCAAAGGTACACCAGCAGACTTGGCTAAGCTTCGAAAACTGGTAAAGTCCGGAAAGGTCCACCAAGCGGACAAAAGCATTATCGATATGTTTTCCTATAAGGCAATCGTACGTTCCCATCAGACCATGGGAGATCTTTATATTGACTTTGGTGAGGATAGGGAGATTAAAAACTATACACGAAAGCTGAGCTTGGATGATGCCTTGGCCACGGTGAGTTATCAGTCAGGAGGGGCGCAATTCACCGAAGAAGTTTTTGCTTCTGCCGTAGATGACGTATTGGTCATTCGTCTTACCACCACAGATGAAGCAGGGATGGATTTTAACCTTAGCTTAGATCGTCCTGAAGATAATGGTCACCCCACCGTACAGGTAAATGCTCCATCAGATAATGAATTGATCATGAACGGGGAAGTGACCCAATATGAGGGGAGTAAAGGAGGTCAGCCCACGCCGTTGGATTATGGGGTGAAATTCCAGACCAAGCTTAAGGTCATCCCTACAGGAGGGACCACTTCGGTGGAAAATGGAGCTTTGCGCTTGGAAGGGGTCAAGGAAGCCACGATTTATTTGGTCTGTAACACTTCTTATTACCATGAAGATTACGCTGCGAAAAACGATGAATCACTACAAGGGTTGGACTCAAAAGGATTCAAGGAGCTGCTTTCTGCCCATAAAGAGGATTTCAGCCAGTTCTATTCCCGGGTGGACCTGGATCTGGGAGACCATGAGCTTGACAGCCTAGCTACTGATAAGCGCCTTAAAAGGGTTCAGGATGGTGCTAAGGACGCAGGATTAGCTGCTACCTTGTTCCAATATGGCAGATATTTGCTTATCTCTTCATCACGCCCGGGGACTAACCCCGCCAATCTCCAAGGGCTATGGAACAAAGACATCAAAGCACCATGGAATGCAGATTACCACCTTAATATTAACCTCCAAATGAACTATTGGCCGGCAGGCCCTACCAACCTTTCCGAGATGCAGCTCCCTCTATTTGATTATGTGGATCAGTTAATAGAGCGGGGCAAGGTCACTGCTAAGGACCAATACGGTATCCATCGAGGAAGTGTGATGCACCAGGCTTCTGACCTGTGGGCTGCTCCTTGGATGCGTGCAAAGAGGGCTTATTGGGGCGCGTGGATTCATGGAGGTGGCTGGATATCCAGACACTACTGGGAACACTTCCAGTTTACCGGCGATACCACTTTTCTGAAAGAGAGAGGGTATCCCGCTCTAAAAGAATTCGCAGCTTTCTATATGGACTGGCTTCAGAAGGACGAACAGACAGGATTATATATTTCTTACCCTGAAACATCCCCCGAAAACTCCTACTTGGCTCATGATGGCGAGCCTGCAGCAGTATCCTATGGTGCTGCCATGGGACATCAAATCATTAGGGATGTGTTCCAGAATACCCTTGCTGCTGCAAAGGTGCTCTCCATCGAAAATAACTTCACCAAGGAGGTTGAAGAGAAATTGGCCGTGCTGTACCCAGGAGTGGCTATCGGCCCTGATGGGAGGATTTTGGAATGGAATGAGCCCTATGAAGAACCAGAAAAAGGGCATCGGCACATGTCCCATCTCTATGCACTGCATCCCGCAGATGACATCACGGAAAGCATTCCCGAAGCATTTGCCGGAGCACAAAAAACCATCGATTACCGCCTCCAGCACGGCGGGGCAGGCACTGGATGGAGCCGAGCCTGGATGATCAGTTTTAACGCGCGGCTTCTGGATAAGGAATCGGCAGAAGATAACTTGTACAAGCTCCTCCAGGTTTCCACAGGGAAAAACCTATTCAATGAACATCCTCCTTTTCAAATTGATGGAAATTTTGGATATACTGCAGGGATAGCCGAATTGTTGTTGCAATCCCATGAAGACTTCCTTCGTATTCTTCCCGCGCTGCCAGAAAGTTGGCAAAATGGATCCGTAAAAGGCTTGGTGGCCAGAGGAAACATTGAAGTGGATATCATTTGGGAAGGCGGGCAGCTGCTGAAACTTGGTCTAAAGAGTGCTTCTAACCAAACCAAACCCATTTTCTACAACGGTAATAAATTGGCCCTCACACTCGCAGCCAATGAAAAAATTTGGTTGGATAAAGATTTTAACCTGATTGACTAG
- a CDS encoding LolA family protein, producing the protein MLKKIILLSLLIGCIHTNLWAQKDPDAKALLDQMSERYQSLDGLKATFEYYYYNDLDGASQRSTGEVAVNGDRYKLVLPDQEVYNDGETVWTFIKSNNYQEVTVNTVSENTDELTPSSIYNLYKKGYNFELKGEKNQNGKNIQEILLTAENTKAQFQKIILFVDKGNKDLLAWEVSDSDGGTFKYEFNEVDTDVNLGKSFFTFDPKKHPGVEVIDLR; encoded by the coding sequence ATGTTAAAGAAAATCATCCTACTCAGTCTGCTTATAGGCTGTATACATACAAATTTATGGGCACAAAAAGATCCTGATGCCAAGGCACTGCTGGATCAGATGAGTGAGCGCTATCAGTCCCTAGATGGGCTTAAAGCCACTTTTGAATATTATTATTACAATGACCTGGACGGAGCCAGCCAGCGAAGCACAGGCGAAGTGGCCGTAAATGGCGATCGGTATAAATTGGTTCTACCAGATCAGGAGGTTTATAATGATGGCGAAACGGTTTGGACCTTTATCAAATCCAATAATTACCAAGAGGTTACCGTAAACACGGTCAGTGAAAACACTGACGAACTCACGCCATCAAGTATTTACAACTTGTATAAAAAAGGCTATAATTTTGAGCTGAAAGGTGAGAAAAACCAAAATGGCAAGAACATCCAAGAAATTTTACTCACTGCCGAAAATACCAAAGCGCAATTCCAAAAAATCATTTTGTTTGTGGATAAAGGCAATAAAGATCTTTTGGCGTGGGAAGTATCTGATAGTGACGGAGGGACCTTTAAGTACGAGTTTAACGAAGTGGACACTGATGTCAATTTAGGAAAATCCTTTTTCACTTTTGATCCCAAAAAACATCCCGGTGTGGAAGTCATTGACTTACGCTAG